Below is a genomic region from Cyanobacterium sp. T60_A2020_053.
AATTGGTCTAAATCTTGTAATAATTGTTCGGCATAATCGGTAATTTTAAAAAACCATTGTCTTAATAATTTCCTTTCTACCTTCGCACCACTGCGCCATGAATAGCCGTCTGCATCCACTTGTTCGTTAGCTAAAACCGTTTGATCGATTGGATCCCAGTTAACGGCGGCTTCTTTCTGGTAAGCTAATCCTCCTTGATAGAATTGCAAAAATAGCCACTGTGTCCAACGATAATACTCAGGAGAGCAAGTGGCAACTTCTCTACTCCAATCAATGGATAAGCCTAACTGTTGCAGTTGAGTGCGCATTTGCTCGATATTTTCGTAAGTCCATTTGGCTGGGGGAATACCTCGATCAATGGCGGCGTTTTCTGCTGGTAAGCCGAAGGCATCCCACCCCATAGGGTGTAAAACCCGATGCCCTTTCATTCTTTGAAAACGGGCGATTACATCGGTTATAACATAGTTGCGCACATGACCCATGTGTAATTTTCCCGAAGGATATGGAAACATGGACAGAGCATAAAATTTTGGTTTATTTTGATCTGTATCGGTTTTATATAATTCTGTGTCGCGCCACTGCTGTTGCCATGTGGTTTCAAGGGCGCTGGGTTGGTAGGGAGTTTGCATAAAATTTATTATAATGATTATCTTTTAGTCAAACTTTTATAGTATCAAAAAAGGGTGGAGGGCGCCCTTCACCATCATCCTAACTTTGACTTGCTCTAGTCATATTTTCAAAGGGTAATTCTAATCGAGTGGCAATTTCTTTTTCCACACTCATGACTAATTGTATTAAAAGAGGTATAGTTTCAAGTTTGTTTATGATTATGGACAAAAAGATTTATTAATTCTGCCACAACTCCAAAATTCTTGGTAATAATTACTACTTACTTTATCGATACCATCCTGTAGGTAGTTAATGCCGATGCCGTTATTACCCAAGTCTTTTCCTGAACTATGAATATAGCGCCCTTCACCGAGATATATAGCCACATGAGTTACTCTTTGTTTGCCAAAAAAGATCAAGTCTCCTTGCTCTAATTCTTCTTTCGAGATATTGATGCAAAATTCCTCCTGTTGATAGGAGTCTCTGGGCAACCAAATTCCTTCACTTACATAAGCACTTTGTACTAATCCTGAACAATCATAGTGGGGAGCAACTGTCCCCCCCCAAAGGTAGTAATTAGAGGTTTCCATAGCTTTTAGGGCAAATTTTACAATTTGGGGTATTTTTATCTCAATATCGGCTCTTGAGATGCTTTGAGGAGAATATTTTTCAGGGGTTGGTATTAAATGAATTAAGTCTTTTTTAGGCAACCAACCTTGATAACCGTCTTCTGCCAGTTGAACTTTAACGGCTTTTTCGTCTTCCTGAAGAATAGTTAAATAACGGTGGAGGGCGCTTTGGGTGGCTAACCCTCGACACTCTGCACTGTCGTATATATCGAGATTTTTTTGACAAATATAATAACTTAATTCAACTTTTGCACCCATAATTTATAAAAAAAGTAGGGTGGGCAATGCCCACCATTGATGAAAAATCCTTATTCCCCTAAAGTCTTTTATTTATAGCGTTTTAACTATTCCCCATTGCCTGACAATCCTAATTAGTGCAAACTCTATCACCTGTATTTGCTACTAACAGGCG
It encodes:
- a CDS encoding C40 family peptidase, which encodes MGAKVELSYYICQKNLDIYDSAECRGLATQSALHRYLTILQEDEKAVKVQLAEDGYQGWLPKKDLIHLIPTPEKYSPQSISRADIEIKIPQIVKFALKAMETSNYYLWGGTVAPHYDCSGLVQSAYVSEGIWLPRDSYQQEEFCINISKEELEQGDLIFFGKQRVTHVAIYLGEGRYIHSSGKDLGNNGIGINYLQDGIDKVSSNYYQEFWSCGRINKSFCP